The genome window CGTTTCCTTCCGCCACCGACATGCGCGGCTCGCCGTCGATATCGACCTTGACGACCGCTTCCGACACCGTGACGAGTTCGCCAAGCGCATTGTGCCGCCGTTCGACCATCACGCGGAACGATTTCACGTCGAAATACTTCGGCACCTCTCCGAGCCTGCGGCGGGCGAGCAGCTCGAAGGAAGCGTCGGCGGCCTCATAGGCGTAGCCTTGCGCCTCGCGCTCCTTGACGTCGTCGAGAAGCGCATCGAGACGTGTATCCGCCTTGTCGACGGAAATCCCGAGCCGTTTGAGTTCGCCAATAAGGTTGGACTTGCCGGCCTGGTCGGACACAAGGACCCGGCGACGGTTGCCGACGCTTTCCGGCGGAACATGTTCGTAGGTCTCCGGCTCCTTCAGAATCGCGGACGCGTGAATGCCGGCCTTGGTGGCGAAGGCGTTGGCGCCGACATAAGGCGCGTGGCGGTCCGGCGAGCGGTTGATGATCTCGTCGAAGGCCCGCGAGATCGCCGTGATGTCAGCCAGCGCATCACTGGAAACGCCAAGCTCGAAGGCATCGGCATATGGCTTTTTCAGCATCAGCGTCGGCACGAGGGTGACGAGATTGGCGTTGCCGCAGCGCTCGCCGATGCCGTTCAGCGTACCCTGGATCTGCCGCACGCCGGCATCGACGGCGGCGAGCGTATTGGCAACCGCATGGCCCGTGTCGTCATGCGCGTGGATGCCGAGATTTTCGCCCGGCACGACCGCGCGTACCCTGGCGACGATCTCGCGCACCTCCGAGGGCAACGTGCCGCCGTTGGTGTCGCAAAGAACCACCCAGCGCGCCCCGGCCTCGTAGGCTGTGCGCGCACAGGCGAGCGCATAGTCGGGATTGGCCTTGTAGCCGTCGAAAAAATGCTCGCAGTCGATCAGTGATTCCCGGCCCGAGGCGCGCACCGCCTCCACGCTTTCGCGGATCGACACGAGATTGTCCTCGTTGGAACAGCCGAGCGCGACCTTGACGTGATAGTCCCAGCTCTTGGCGACGAGACAGACGGCATCCGCCTTTGAGCCAAGCACAAGCTGAAGCCCCGGATCGTTCGCCGCCGAACGCCCGGCGCGCTTGGTCATGCCGAAGGCGGTGAAAGTGGCCCTTTGCGTGCGCCTTTCCGAGAAAAACGCCGTGTCGGTGGGGTTCGCGCCGGGATAGCCGCCTTCCACATAATCGACCCCAAGCCGCTCCAGCAGCTCGGAAATCACGATCTTTTCCTCCACCGAAAAATCGATGCCCGCCGTCTGCGCGCCGTCGCGCAGGGTGGTGTCGAAGAGGGTGAGGCGCTCGCGTGTCATGATGTCGTGTCCTTGGGGCCGCCGGTCCTTCATCGGGACCGGTCTTTTGTGGAGTCAGTCGTTGGGGAAAGAGCCGGACTTCGACCAGGCATCGCCGGCCCACTCCTCGGGCGGCCAGCTTTCCGTGTCGCAATCCGGGTGCTGATGGCTGACGATACTGTCGAGAAAGGCGGCGGCTTCGAGATCCTCAAGCGTGTTTCGTGCCGGCAGGTCGCCGAGCGTGTCGACGTAGGCAAGCTTGGCTTCGACGCCGTACTGGATCGTCGGCGGGATGGTTTCTGGATGGTCGAAGGCGCCGATCGCCAGCGCGATGGAGCCGTCCGGCTCCTCATAGGTCAGCGGGGTGCCGCAGGCGGGGCAAAACCCGCGCGCGACGTGATTGGAGGAGC of Stappia sp. ES.058 contains these proteins:
- the cimA gene encoding citramalate synthase; its protein translation is MTRERLTLFDTTLRDGAQTAGIDFSVEEKIVISELLERLGVDYVEGGYPGANPTDTAFFSERRTQRATFTAFGMTKRAGRSAANDPGLQLVLGSKADAVCLVAKSWDYHVKVALGCSNEDNLVSIRESVEAVRASGRESLIDCEHFFDGYKANPDYALACARTAYEAGARWVVLCDTNGGTLPSEVREIVARVRAVVPGENLGIHAHDDTGHAVANTLAAVDAGVRQIQGTLNGIGERCGNANLVTLVPTLMLKKPYADAFELGVSSDALADITAISRAFDEIINRSPDRHAPYVGANAFATKAGIHASAILKEPETYEHVPPESVGNRRRVLVSDQAGKSNLIGELKRLGISVDKADTRLDALLDDVKEREAQGYAYEAADASFELLARRRLGEVPKYFDVKSFRVMVERRHNALGELVTVSEAVVKVDIDGEPRMSVAEGNGPVNALDNALRKDLGHYQDRIDEMELIDFKVRILNGGTGAVTRVLIESQNRRTHKRWFTIGVSSNIVDASFQALLDSHTYTLLKSAG
- a CDS encoding GFA family protein, coding for MSALEIHTGGCQCGALRFRVTGPLGTASICHCRMCQKAFGGFFGALVGTSEGALEWTRGGAPARFRSSNHVARGFCPACGTPLTYEEPDGSIALAIGAFDHPETIPPTIQYGVEAKLAYVDTLGDLPARNTLEDLEAAAFLDSIVSHQHPDCDTESWPPEEWAGDAWSKSGSFPND